In Pseudomonas sp. Leaf58, one DNA window encodes the following:
- a CDS encoding bifunctional 2-polyprenyl-6-hydroxyphenol methylase/3-demethylubiquinol 3-O-methyltransferase UbiG has translation MDHSLQLNRASWDERAPLHAASKDYEVEQLVQHPEHLSETVRFDLPLLGAIKGLNAVHLQCHIGTDTLSLARLGATVCGLDYSAASLAEARALAARCAAPIAYVEADVYAADQVLPAGTFDLAYTGIGALCWLPRIEPWARTVAALLKPGGRLFLRDGHPMLMAVNEDHQDRLQLEYPYFEHSAPTVWHSDHTYVDTEQRLSHTETHEWNHGLGEVITALLGHGLQLTTLVEHQSIPWEALPGQMVKGDDGEYRLREQPARLPLSYTLVAIKA, from the coding sequence ATGGATCACTCTCTGCAACTCAACCGCGCCAGCTGGGACGAACGGGCCCCGCTGCATGCTGCGTCGAAGGACTATGAGGTCGAGCAGCTCGTCCAGCACCCCGAACACCTCTCCGAAACCGTACGCTTCGACTTGCCATTGCTCGGCGCTATCAAGGGGCTCAACGCCGTCCACCTGCAGTGCCATATCGGCACCGATACCCTCTCGCTGGCGCGCCTTGGCGCCACGGTCTGTGGCCTGGACTATTCCGCGGCCTCGCTGGCCGAGGCGCGGGCCTTGGCCGCACGCTGTGCGGCGCCCATCGCGTACGTCGAGGCCGACGTCTATGCCGCCGACCAGGTGCTGCCGGCCGGCACGTTCGACCTGGCCTACACCGGCATCGGCGCGCTCTGCTGGCTGCCCCGCATCGAGCCGTGGGCGCGTACGGTAGCGGCCCTGCTGAAACCGGGCGGGCGGCTGTTCCTGCGCGACGGGCATCCAATGCTGATGGCGGTCAATGAAGACCACCAGGACCGCCTGCAACTCGAGTACCCGTATTTCGAGCATAGCGCGCCGACGGTGTGGCACAGCGACCACACCTACGTCGATACCGAGCAGCGACTTTCACACACCGAAACCCACGAGTGGAACCATGGCCTGGGCGAGGTGATCACTGCCTTGCTCGGCCACGGCCTGCAACTGACAACGTTGGTCGAGCACCAGAGCATCCCCTGGGAGGCGCTGCCGGGGCAGATGGTCAAGGGCGACGACGGTGAATATCGCCTGCGCGAGCAACCCGCACGCCTGCCCCTGAGCTACACCCTGGTGGCCATTAAAGCCTGA
- a CDS encoding GGDEF domain-containing protein, which yields MPVEPMVFPAQSRLLPYAVLLGLTFVLTLCGILARPIESLSLFWPVNAVLAGVLLRYPRQATLTGFALVWLAMVGADLASGSAWVPALWFNLCNLGVVVTLWLLLSRLPRLHRRMRPPHGVLSVFAACAASAMVAASLAAVMAAPWFEQSLRATWLAWFSEQFSTSVLVLPVLLTAPSARALVRSGAQAIRLAPLLGLLASLAFSIAFGGPGAIAFPIAALLWCAWTYSPFLVSLLTLTAGSTLIVAVAQNLMHFSVPQSEPGVTTLMSARLGIAMLVLGPLVVACVSQANRSLMARLAHQATIDHLTGVLTRSAFTRRANALLDSRQQHAQALPLTLMMLDIDHFKSINDAHGHAVGDQVLRQFAHTLQDQLHDGELFARLGGEEFVVILPGLAPDRAKFSAERLRRAVQDLHVVQADQRLQITVSIGVAGCAEGIPAPNLDQLLADADQALYRAKAHGRNRVEQAEPQRQVI from the coding sequence TTGCCGGTCGAGCCCATGGTTTTTCCCGCCCAATCGCGCTTGTTGCCCTATGCCGTTCTGCTCGGCCTGACCTTTGTCCTAACCCTGTGCGGCATCCTGGCACGCCCGATCGAATCCTTGTCGTTGTTCTGGCCGGTCAACGCGGTGTTAGCCGGCGTGCTACTGCGCTACCCCCGGCAAGCCACGCTTACCGGCTTTGCCCTGGTGTGGCTGGCGATGGTCGGCGCCGACCTGGCGAGCGGCAGCGCCTGGGTGCCGGCGCTGTGGTTCAACCTGTGCAACCTAGGCGTGGTCGTGACCCTCTGGCTGCTGCTCTCACGCTTGCCGCGCCTGCACCGGCGCATGCGCCCCCCCCACGGCGTGCTCAGTGTGTTCGCCGCCTGTGCCGCCAGCGCCATGGTGGCGGCCAGCCTGGCAGCGGTAATGGCTGCGCCGTGGTTCGAACAGTCTTTGCGCGCCACCTGGCTGGCCTGGTTCAGCGAACAATTCTCCACCAGCGTGCTGGTGCTACCCGTGCTGTTGACGGCACCCTCGGCGCGGGCCTTGGTACGCAGTGGTGCCCAAGCCATCCGCCTGGCGCCGTTGCTGGGGCTGCTGGCTTCGCTGGCGTTCAGCATTGCCTTCGGCGGGCCTGGGGCCATTGCCTTCCCGATTGCCGCGCTGCTGTGGTGTGCCTGGACCTACTCGCCCTTCCTGGTTTCCCTGCTGACCCTCACCGCCGGTAGCACGCTGATCGTGGCGGTGGCGCAAAACCTCATGCACTTCAGCGTGCCGCAAAGCGAACCGGGGGTAACCACACTGATGTCGGCACGCCTGGGCATCGCCATGCTGGTGCTCGGCCCGCTGGTGGTGGCCTGCGTCAGCCAGGCCAACCGCAGCCTGATGGCCCGCCTGGCGCATCAGGCCACCATCGACCACCTCACCGGTGTGCTCACCCGCAGCGCCTTCACCCGTCGCGCCAATGCACTGCTGGACAGCCGTCAGCAACACGCCCAGGCGCTGCCGCTGACCCTGATGATGCTGGATATCGACCATTTCAAGTCGATCAACGACGCCCACGGCCATGCGGTCGGTGACCAAGTGCTGCGCCAGTTCGCTCACACCCTGCAAGACCAGTTGCACGACGGCGAGCTGTTCGCGCGCCTGGGCGGTGAGGAATTCGTGGTCATCCTTCCTGGCCTTGCGCCGGACCGCGCCAAGTTCAGCGCCGAACGCCTGCGCCGCGCCGTGCAAGACCTGCACGTGGTCCAAGCCGACCAACGCCTGCAGATTACCGTGAGTATCGGCGTGGCCGGCTGCGCCGAAGGCATACCAGCCCCCAACCTGGATCAGCTGCTGGCCGACGCCGATCAGGCCTTGTACCGGGCCAAAGCCCACGGCCGCAACCGCGTCGAGCAGGCGGAGCCGCAGCGCCAAGTGATCTGA
- a CDS encoding histidine phosphatase family protein, whose protein sequence is MGNLYLIRHGQASFGADDYDVLSPVGVRQSQALGHHLAQLGVQFDRCVAGDLRRQQDTARLALAALHANGCPVPAVETDAAFNEFDADGVIRALLPGLLPQEPNALHILRNGAQHRSEFQRLFALMVQRWHDGEHADDGLETWQAFTARVNSGLQRVLDAAAGGDNIAIFTSGGTIAALLHLVTRITPSQAFALNWQIINTSLSQLKFRGRDVALASFNSQAHVQLLKAPELVTYR, encoded by the coding sequence GTGGGCAACCTCTACCTGATCCGACATGGCCAAGCCTCCTTCGGTGCTGACGACTACGACGTACTCTCACCGGTAGGCGTGCGCCAAAGCCAGGCCCTGGGACATCACCTGGCCCAGCTCGGTGTGCAGTTTGACCGCTGCGTGGCGGGTGACCTGCGCCGCCAGCAGGACACTGCGCGGCTGGCGTTGGCTGCCTTGCACGCTAATGGCTGCCCGGTGCCGGCTGTTGAGACCGACGCCGCGTTCAATGAGTTCGATGCCGACGGTGTGATCCGTGCCCTATTGCCCGGGCTGTTGCCGCAAGAGCCTAACGCCCTGCACATCCTGCGCAATGGCGCGCAGCACCGCAGCGAGTTCCAGCGCCTGTTCGCACTGATGGTGCAGCGTTGGCACGACGGCGAACATGCCGACGACGGCCTGGAAACTTGGCAGGCCTTTACCGCCCGCGTGAACAGTGGCCTGCAGCGCGTGCTGGATGCCGCCGCGGGCGGGGACAATATCGCCATCTTCACCTCGGGCGGCACCATTGCCGCCCTGCTCCACCTGGTTACCCGTATTACCCCCAGCCAGGCGTTCGCGCTGAACTGGCAAATCATCAACACGTCGCTTAGCCAGCTGAAATTCCGCGGCCGCGACGTGGCACTGGCTTCCTTCAACAGCCAGGCCCATGTGCAGCTGTTGAAGGCGCCGGAGCTTGTCACCTACCGATAA
- a CDS encoding LysR family transcriptional regulator produces MALDMLREIQAFVSVAHKRSFVAAARSLGRSPSAVTRAVQTLEDNAGSKLLNRNANAVTLTEAGERLLPHAERLLDVQRDAADELAALSGSAQGWVRFAVPQLLAEHVLPEVLAAFSRRHPHVTLDVQYSDGALDPLQGKFDFVVRGAFPQSSELIGYPLWAYQRHLYASPQYLALAGTPQHPEELEGHALILHTAPRILKAWHFCRDDQITSLRPRPRLRLDSGEAVYHSTLAGAGIARLAAWVGEAQANAGRLVRVCPHYRLTSSSGQDPQMHAVYPAGELSARVRDLLAALRSAGLAD; encoded by the coding sequence ATGGCATTGGACATGCTGCGGGAAATTCAGGCGTTCGTCAGCGTGGCGCACAAGCGCAGCTTCGTTGCCGCCGCCCGTTCCTTAGGGCGTTCTCCCAGTGCGGTAACCCGCGCGGTACAAACCCTGGAAGACAACGCGGGGAGCAAGCTACTTAACCGTAACGCCAACGCCGTCACCTTGACCGAAGCCGGTGAGCGGCTGCTGCCCCACGCTGAACGCTTGCTGGATGTGCAACGTGATGCCGCTGACGAACTGGCTGCGTTAAGCGGTAGTGCCCAAGGCTGGGTCCGCTTCGCCGTGCCGCAGTTGCTGGCTGAACATGTGCTGCCCGAGGTGCTTGCCGCGTTTTCCCGCCGCCACCCCCACGTTACCCTGGACGTGCAGTACAGCGATGGCGCCTTGGACCCGCTGCAAGGCAAGTTTGATTTTGTCGTGCGCGGTGCCTTTCCACAGTCCAGTGAGCTGATCGGCTACCCGCTGTGGGCCTACCAGCGCCACCTTTATGCAAGCCCGCAATACCTGGCCCTGGCTGGCACGCCACAGCACCCCGAAGAGCTGGAGGGGCACGCACTGATCCTGCACACCGCCCCACGCATCCTCAAAGCCTGGCACTTCTGCCGCGATGACCAGATCACCAGCCTGCGCCCGCGGCCCAGGCTGCGCCTGGACTCCGGCGAGGCGGTGTACCACAGCACCCTAGCCGGTGCCGGCATCGCTCGCCTGGCCGCCTGGGTCGGCGAAGCGCAAGCCAACGCCGGGCGGCTGGTACGGGTGTGCCCACACTACCGCCTGACCTCCAGCAGCGGCCAGGACCCGCAAATGCATGCGGTGTACCCCGCCGGCGAGCTATCGGCGCGGGTACGTGACTTGCTGGCGGCCCTGCGCAGCGCCGGCCTGGCCGACTAG
- a CDS encoding TSUP family transporter: MMDIAVLSVFAFAAGLIDAAVGGGGLIQIPALFNVLPSAQPAALLGSNKLASVCGTAFAARSFIRRVTLDWGLIVPAALSAFVMSFAGAATVSLVPPSVMRPAVLVLIVLMAIYTFCKKDFGTLHKPGQIGRKEQCLAVLIGGAIGFYDGLFGPGTGSFLIFLFIRFFALDFLHASASAKVVNIATNLAALVFFVPSGNVLYAIALPMAACNILGALTGTWLAVRKGAGFVRGLFLVLLCVLIAKLSWDLLAG, translated from the coding sequence ATGATGGATATCGCTGTGCTTTCTGTATTCGCTTTCGCCGCTGGGCTGATCGACGCTGCCGTGGGCGGCGGCGGGCTGATCCAGATCCCGGCCTTGTTCAACGTGCTACCCAGCGCACAACCGGCGGCATTGCTCGGCAGCAATAAGCTGGCGTCGGTGTGTGGCACCGCCTTCGCAGCGCGTTCGTTCATCCGCAGGGTGACGCTGGACTGGGGGCTGATCGTGCCGGCGGCACTCAGTGCCTTTGTCATGTCGTTCGCCGGCGCTGCTACGGTGTCGCTGGTGCCACCCAGTGTGATGCGCCCGGCGGTGCTGGTGCTGATCGTGCTGATGGCCATCTACACCTTCTGCAAGAAGGACTTTGGCACACTGCACAAACCTGGGCAGATCGGGCGCAAGGAGCAGTGCCTGGCGGTGCTGATTGGCGGTGCGATCGGCTTTTACGATGGCCTGTTCGGGCCAGGCACCGGCAGCTTCCTGATCTTCCTCTTCATCCGCTTTTTCGCCCTGGACTTCTTGCACGCCTCGGCCTCGGCCAAGGTGGTGAACATCGCCACCAACCTGGCGGCGCTGGTGTTCTTCGTGCCATCGGGCAACGTGCTGTACGCCATCGCCTTGCCCATGGCGGCGTGCAACATCCTCGGCGCGCTGACCGGGACCTGGCTGGCGGTGCGCAAGGGTGCGGGCTTCGTGCGTGGGCTGTTCCTGGTGCTGTTGTGCGTACTGATCGCCAAATTGTCGTGGGACTTGCTGGCCGGTTAG
- a CDS encoding SCP2 sterol-binding domain-containing protein, translating to MTSVADAVKKMQEKFNPSAAAGLDLVFGFNITDEDKQYALIVKDGTCDLQEGENPDANCTLVMDSDTLKGIVSGETDGMQAFMGGKLRVEGDMMLSMKLSELFPS from the coding sequence ATGACCTCCGTAGCTGATGCCGTCAAAAAGATGCAAGAGAAGTTCAACCCATCCGCTGCCGCCGGCCTGGACCTGGTGTTCGGCTTCAACATCACCGACGAAGACAAGCAGTACGCGCTGATCGTCAAGGACGGCACTTGCGACCTGCAGGAAGGTGAAAACCCAGATGCCAACTGCACCCTGGTAATGGACAGCGACACCCTGAAGGGTATCGTCAGCGGTGAAACCGACGGCATGCAGGCGTTCATGGGCGGCAAGCTGCGCGTTGAAGGCGACATGATGCTGTCGATGAAGCTCAGCGAGCTGTTCCCGTCCTGA
- a CDS encoding phosphotransferase family protein, whose translation MTLTDQSTQVRPGEELDAAVIDPYLKANIPGLDGLPSISQFPGGASNLTYLVNYPGRDFVLRRPPFGQKAKSAHDMGREFRILNQLNSGFPYCPKAYVHCTDSSLIGGEFYVMERVKGIILRSDIPPELGLDANRTEALCKSFIDRLVELHQVDYNACGLADLGKPEGYVQRQVEGWTSRYEKALTPDAPRWDKVTAWLHEKMPADHPRPAIVHNDYRFDNVILDADNPMRIIGVLDWEMATLGDPLMDLGNSLAYWIEADDPAPVQMMRRQPSNAPGMLSRRQFVDYYAERAGIRLENFDYYHCYGLFRLAGIVQQIYYRYYHGQTQDKRFAQFIHMNRLLEQMTLQVIAKSSL comes from the coding sequence ATGACGCTCACCGACCAATCCACCCAGGTACGCCCCGGCGAAGAACTTGACGCGGCCGTCATCGACCCTTACCTCAAAGCCAACATCCCTGGCTTGGATGGCCTGCCAAGCATCAGCCAGTTCCCCGGCGGCGCCTCCAACCTCACCTACTTGGTCAACTACCCTGGACGCGACTTCGTATTGCGCCGCCCGCCATTCGGCCAAAAGGCCAAGTCGGCCCATGACATGGGCCGCGAGTTTCGCATCCTCAACCAGTTGAACAGCGGCTTCCCCTACTGCCCCAAGGCCTACGTGCACTGCACCGACAGCAGCCTGATCGGCGGCGAGTTCTACGTGATGGAGCGAGTCAAGGGCATCATCCTGCGCTCGGACATTCCGCCCGAACTGGGCCTGGACGCCAACCGCACCGAGGCCCTGTGCAAAAGCTTCATCGACCGACTGGTAGAGTTGCACCAGGTGGACTACAACGCCTGCGGCCTGGCCGACCTGGGTAAACCGGAAGGCTATGTGCAGCGCCAGGTCGAGGGCTGGACCAGCCGCTACGAAAAGGCCCTGACCCCGGATGCGCCACGCTGGGACAAGGTGACCGCCTGGCTGCACGAGAAGATGCCCGCCGACCACCCGCGGCCCGCCATCGTGCATAACGACTACCGTTTCGACAATGTGATCCTCGATGCCGACAACCCCATGCGCATTATCGGTGTGCTGGACTGGGAAATGGCCACCCTGGGCGACCCGCTGATGGACCTGGGCAACAGCCTGGCCTACTGGATCGAGGCCGACGACCCAGCGCCGGTGCAAATGATGCGCCGCCAGCCGAGCAACGCGCCGGGCATGCTCAGCCGTCGCCAGTTCGTCGATTACTACGCAGAGCGCGCTGGCATTCGCCTGGAAAACTTCGATTACTACCATTGCTATGGCCTGTTCCGCCTAGCGGGCATCGTCCAGCAAATCTACTACCGCTATTACCACGGCCAGACCCAGGACAAGCGTTTTGCCCAGTTCATCCACATGAACCGCTTGCTGGAACAGATGACCTTGCAGGTTATTGCCAAGTCCAGCCTCTGA
- a CDS encoding GGDEF domain-containing protein gives MIAHTPTLFAAVALVATILAFCLLLVGRSKRHDNLLLTGCGLLVHALAYVCYTVYAQAPLWLSYGVGNSLLSLALAFYMASLFRVREQVVPWRVIFIIPACMLVGLMLLLDSLEPRMLLATLVLMLQCSMLLYWAWRHAERPGSAHLLLEIGALISLVGLGMRVVAVANGAAVEMRYDTSNLKQSISVGIGTSTVMMYSIGLVLMAKERSESRLQHLALRDVLTGTFNRRAILERFAVELDRARGLQRSLAVAMIDIDHFKRINDLYGHLAGDEVLCHCVRQLQQRLRQGDSLGRYGGEEFLLLLPGTDRSGAMAALQGLREAIARSPARFAGDQIELRFSVGLWCGVPGPEDSTASLLAQADAALYQAKAAGRNAVHMAALVEAG, from the coding sequence ATGATCGCCCACACCCCTACGTTGTTCGCCGCCGTTGCCTTGGTGGCAACCATTCTAGCCTTCTGCCTGTTGCTGGTCGGGCGCAGCAAGCGCCACGACAACCTGTTGCTCACCGGCTGTGGGCTGTTGGTGCACGCCTTGGCCTATGTTTGCTACACCGTCTATGCCCAGGCCCCGCTGTGGCTCAGCTACGGCGTGGGCAACAGCCTGCTGTCGCTGGCCTTGGCGTTCTATATGGCCAGCTTGTTCCGGGTGCGGGAGCAGGTGGTGCCTTGGCGCGTCATCTTCATCATTCCAGCGTGCATGCTGGTGGGGCTGATGCTGCTGCTCGATTCACTGGAGCCGCGCATGTTGCTGGCCACGCTGGTGTTGATGCTGCAGTGCTCGATGCTCCTCTACTGGGCCTGGCGCCATGCCGAGCGGCCGGGCAGCGCTCATCTGTTGCTGGAGATTGGTGCGTTGATCAGCCTGGTTGGCCTGGGTATGCGCGTGGTAGCGGTGGCCAATGGCGCGGCAGTGGAAATGCGCTATGACACCAGCAACCTCAAGCAGAGCATTTCGGTGGGCATCGGCACCTCCACGGTGATGATGTACTCGATCGGGTTGGTGTTGATGGCCAAGGAACGCAGCGAGTCACGCTTGCAGCACCTGGCATTGCGCGATGTGCTGACGGGCACCTTCAACCGCCGGGCAATTCTGGAGCGCTTCGCCGTTGAACTGGACCGTGCTCGCGGGCTACAGCGCAGCTTGGCCGTGGCGATGATCGACATCGACCATTTCAAGCGCATAAACGATCTGTACGGGCACTTGGCCGGCGACGAGGTATTGTGCCATTGCGTACGCCAATTGCAGCAGCGCTTGCGCCAGGGGGACAGCCTTGGCCGTTATGGCGGCGAAGAGTTTTTGCTATTGCTGCCCGGTACTGACCGCAGCGGCGCGATGGCTGCGCTGCAAGGCCTGCGTGAGGCCATTGCTCGCAGCCCCGCGCGCTTTGCCGGTGACCAGATCGAGCTACGTTTCAGCGTCGGCTTGTGGTGCGGTGTGCCGGGCCCCGAGGACAGCACCGCCAGCCTGTTGGCCCAGGCGGATGCCGCGCTGTACCAGGCCAAGGCCGCTGGGCGCAATGCAGTGCACATGGCGGCATTGGTCGAAGCGGGTTGA
- a CDS encoding SLC13 family permease — MNQELLWVLGLLAIVIVLFVINRPRMDVVALLVILALPLSGILTVEQAMAGFSDPNVVLIAALFVIGEGLVRTGIAYRIGEWMSERAGNSEARLLVLLMVAVAGLGSMMSSTGVVAIFIPVVLSIAARLQLSPSRLMMPLAFAGLISGMLSLVATPPNVVVHSELVRHGHAGFSFFSFTPFGLVVLVLGIGYMLLTRHWLNGEVRKDGRVESRRTLLDLVLDYKLNGRERRLRIRPKSPLIGHTLGELKLRTRHGANVIGIERQHKFTTRVIAADSATVLHQGDVLLLDLFANRDNLRSLCQTMLLEPLHFKAAYFIDQSQELGMAEVSLPPGSQLIGKSILELAFRTHYDLNVVGLRREQAAIEEQLVEEKLRMGDTLLVVGPWKAVRQLQSRPKDFLVLSLPAEIDLVAPARTRAPQALLSLAVMVGLMVSGAVPNVIAALIGCLLMGAGRCIDMNSAYRAIHWQSLVLIVGMLPFAQALQKTGGIDLAVGGLVNLLGGAGPSAILACLFAVTAVIGLFISNTATAVLMAPVAVSTAAQLGMSPYPFAMTVALAASAAFMTPVSSPVNTLVLGPGQYRFADFVKVGVPFTLLVMLVTVLMVPWFFGL, encoded by the coding sequence ATGAACCAAGAGCTGCTCTGGGTCCTCGGCCTGCTGGCCATCGTCATCGTCCTGTTCGTCATCAACCGCCCACGCATGGACGTGGTCGCGCTGCTGGTGATCCTCGCCCTGCCGCTGTCTGGCATCCTCACGGTAGAGCAAGCGATGGCCGGCTTCAGCGACCCCAACGTGGTGCTGATCGCCGCCCTGTTCGTGATCGGTGAAGGCCTGGTGCGCACCGGTATTGCCTACCGCATCGGCGAATGGATGAGCGAGCGAGCCGGCAACAGCGAAGCGCGCCTGCTGGTGCTGCTGATGGTGGCCGTGGCGGGGCTGGGCTCGATGATGAGCTCCACCGGCGTGGTAGCCATCTTCATACCGGTAGTGCTGAGCATCGCCGCACGCCTGCAGCTCTCGCCCAGCCGCCTGATGATGCCGCTGGCCTTCGCCGGCCTGATCAGCGGCATGCTCAGCCTGGTGGCCACGCCACCCAACGTGGTGGTGCACAGCGAGCTGGTGCGCCATGGCCACGCGGGCTTCAGCTTCTTCAGTTTCACCCCGTTCGGGTTGGTGGTGCTGGTCTTGGGCATCGGCTACATGCTGCTGACGCGGCACTGGCTGAATGGCGAAGTGCGCAAGGACGGCCGCGTGGAAAGCCGCCGCACCTTGCTGGACCTGGTACTGGACTACAAGCTCAACGGCCGTGAGCGGCGCCTGCGTATTCGCCCCAAGTCGCCACTGATTGGCCACACCTTGGGCGAACTGAAGCTGCGTACCCGGCACGGCGCCAACGTGATCGGCATCGAGCGCCAGCACAAGTTCACCACCCGGGTGATCGCCGCCGACTCCGCTACCGTGCTGCATCAGGGCGATGTGCTGCTGCTCGACCTGTTCGCCAACCGCGACAACCTGCGCAGCCTGTGCCAGACCATGCTGCTGGAGCCCCTGCACTTCAAGGCCGCCTATTTCATCGACCAGTCTCAAGAGCTGGGCATGGCCGAGGTTTCGCTACCACCGGGCTCGCAACTGATTGGCAAAAGCATCCTCGAACTGGCCTTCCGTACCCACTACGACCTCAACGTGGTTGGCTTGCGCCGCGAACAGGCAGCGATCGAAGAGCAACTGGTGGAAGAAAAGCTGCGCATGGGCGACACCCTGCTGGTGGTCGGCCCGTGGAAGGCCGTACGCCAGTTGCAAAGCAGGCCCAAGGACTTCCTGGTACTGAGCTTGCCAGCGGAAATCGACCTGGTCGCGCCCGCCCGCACACGCGCCCCCCAAGCACTGTTGAGCCTGGCGGTAATGGTGGGGCTGATGGTCAGCGGTGCAGTACCCAACGTCATTGCCGCGCTGATCGGCTGCCTGCTAATGGGCGCGGGCCGCTGCATCGACATGAACAGCGCCTACCGAGCCATCCACTGGCAAAGCCTGGTGCTGATCGTCGGCATGCTGCCCTTTGCCCAAGCCCTGCAGAAAACCGGCGGCATCGACCTGGCGGTGGGCGGGTTGGTCAACCTGCTGGGCGGCGCCGGCCCCAGCGCCATTCTGGCCTGCCTGTTCGCGGTCACGGCGGTAATCGGCTTGTTCATCTCCAACACCGCCACTGCAGTACTGATGGCACCGGTGGCCGTCAGCACCGCCGCACAGCTGGGCATGTCGCCCTACCCGTTCGCCATGACCGTGGCGCTGGCCGCCTCGGCGGCGTTCATGACGCCGGTCTCTTCACCCGTCAACACGCTGGTACTGGGCCCGGGGCAATACCGCTTCGCCGACTTCGTCAAAGTGGGCGTGCCGTTCACCCTCCTGGTAATGCTGGTGACCGTATTGATGGTGCCGTGGTTTTTCGGGCTATAA
- a CDS encoding SDR family oxidoreductase, whose translation MSKTHLFDLDGKIAFVSGASRGIGEAIAHLLAQQGAHVIVSSRKLDGCQQVADAIAAAGGKATAVACHIGELEQIQQVFAGIREQFGRLDILVNNAATNPQFCNVLDTDPGAFQKTVDVNIRGYFFMSVEAGKLMREQGGGSIINVASINGVSPGLFQGIYSVTKAAVINMTKVFAKECAPFGIRCNALLPGLTDTKFASALVKNDAILNAALQQIPLKRVADPKEMAGAVLYLASDASSYTTGTALNVDGGYLS comes from the coding sequence ATGTCCAAGACCCACCTGTTCGACCTCGACGGCAAAATCGCCTTCGTTTCCGGCGCCAGCCGCGGCATCGGCGAGGCCATCGCCCACCTGCTGGCCCAGCAAGGCGCCCATGTGATCGTTTCCAGCCGCAAGCTCGACGGTTGCCAACAGGTGGCCGATGCCATCGCCGCGGCCGGTGGCAAGGCAACGGCAGTGGCCTGCCACATCGGTGAGCTGGAGCAGATCCAGCAGGTGTTCGCCGGCATCCGCGAACAGTTTGGGCGGTTGGACATCCTGGTCAATAACGCGGCCACCAACCCGCAGTTCTGCAACGTGCTGGACACCGACCCAGGCGCGTTCCAGAAGACCGTGGACGTGAATATCCGTGGCTACTTCTTCATGTCGGTAGAGGCCGGCAAACTGATGCGCGAGCAGGGCGGCGGCAGCATCATCAACGTGGCGTCGATCAACGGGGTATCACCCGGCCTGTTCCAGGGCATCTATTCGGTGACCAAGGCGGCGGTCATCAACATGACCAAGGTCTTCGCCAAGGAGTGCGCGCCGTTCGGCATCCGCTGCAACGCCCTGCTGCCGGGCCTGACCGACACCAAGTTCGCCTCGGCACTGGTGAAAAACGACGCCATTCTCAACGCAGCGTTGCAGCAAATCCCGCTCAAGCGCGTGGCCGACCCCAAGGAAATGGCCGGCGCGGTGCTGTACCTGGCCAGCGATGCCTCCAGCTACACCACCGGCACGGCGCTCAATGTCGACGGCGGCTACCTGTCCTGA
- a CDS encoding glycine zipper domain-containing protein, with amino-acid sequence MRLTLPSLALGLLLCQGAFAGDGTAAIGGGLGGVLGNVVGQQLGGKTGAAIGAGVGGAAGSAVGARKGNRTEAAIGGGLGSAGGSLLGGAVGGKTGSTVGAGLGGAAGGALGNHLGDNNRSSKKHHHRHH; translated from the coding sequence ATGCGTCTGACTCTGCCTTCCCTTGCTCTCGGCCTGCTGCTGTGCCAGGGCGCTTTCGCCGGTGACGGTACTGCCGCCATTGGCGGTGGCCTGGGTGGTGTACTGGGTAACGTTGTCGGTCAACAACTCGGCGGCAAGACTGGCGCAGCCATTGGCGCCGGTGTCGGCGGTGCAGCCGGCAGTGCCGTAGGTGCACGCAAGGGCAACCGTACCGAAGCCGCCATCGGCGGCGGCTTGGGCTCGGCCGGCGGTTCGCTGCTGGGCGGCGCGGTAGGCGGCAAGACCGGTTCGACCGTGGGCGCTGGCCTGGGTGGCGCGGCCGGTGGTGCCCTCGGCAACCACTTGGGCGACAACAATCGCAGCAGCAAGAAACACCACCACCGCCATCACTGA